TTTcatgaaatgaatgaatgaatgaatgaatgaatgaatgaatgaatgaatgaatgaatgaatgaatgaatgaatgaatgaatgaataaatgaatgaatgaatgaataaatgaatgaatgaatgaatgaagtcATATGACATATGACAGACTGAGTGgctgacagactgactgactgaatgagtgagtgagtaaataaacaattcaatcaatcaatcaattaatcaatgcAACCATATAAGACAGTCAAACAGAACACATGCGAATTCGAATGCGAATGCGAATCATACATTTATGCACCATTCATTAGATATCATTATGCCCACGACATTAAGCACGTGCAGTCATTAAAAGTGTTGCTTTATCCAGCTTTTGTCTGGAAAATgataattgaaataattttaaacttatttggtcaaaaatatccGTTTTAATTATTAGAGTTATTACAGTATACCCAAAtctattttcattatattaCTATATATAACATGATGCCATTAGTGATAGAATAGTAGTTTTAATCATTTCTGTTTCAATTGTAATTTACAGCAGACAGAAACAACGTGAAATACATATAACTTCTTTCAAAGAAGCAATTTCTGTGTCATCTTTATCTGAAAAAATGGATTATTACAATTGAAAACGCCTTAAATCATTTAATtagtcaaaattaacacaaaTCAACGCAACAATAGGAATTTAAGACTTCGACTGTATTGTGCTTTGATTTTTCGTTATTGTATATATGTTGTTGTTTGTGCTGTTGTTTGTtgtggtgataatgatgattataTTAATAAGGATGACACTGTAATATCAGTCATTGattatatattaaaatatttatcaattatttatCTGTGAAAACGTCTTACTTACATTTCAATGGCTATACGATCAACTCACTCATTGTTTTGTTTATCTCACATGTACTTCCAGTTGAAAGTCTTGCAGCCATTTCAGCGTGCCTCCTCGTCATAAATATAATATTACTTGTTATGCTCCACCGTCTGTATCACATGTAAGTACAATAAAGTAAAATCGCTATCTGTATATCGCTATATATATATCGCTATATTACAAAGTAACTGAACTATGAAATACCATCTGCTCGATGTATTTTTCTAGATCTAATTTGTATCACTTTAATAATATGAAATCTATAGACACAATAATTTGCATGTTGTTTGCTTACATTATAATATAAAATGCATGTTCTTTTTCTTCCGTTGCACCTGTAgaaaaatgtcgccaccaagtGGCGGTAATGGTAACAAAAAGTCGACTTACAAAGGGAAAGGCatggaaatgaataaaatgccaCAAAACGCGTACGAAGTCGCCAAGGAGAATACCGTGACTGGTAAGGATAACGATTCTTCTACATACGAAGAACTTCAGAGCCCCAACGCAGCTGCAGACGAGAGAAGGGATGAACGGGAGGAAGAACATATAAACACCGACATTTATGAGGACGTGGAAGACGACAATGACGATGAAATGGTGTATCAAAATGTCTGAATGTGCTTACGTTTCAAAATTTAAAGTATTCAACGCAACATTATTTGAATAACAAAAGCTACTGACTATataatgacatattttcaaaatgcgTCGCTAATAAAGGGGTGTTTCTCCATCAATCGTCCTCCCCAGGCtcgaaaataaatgattttattcataCGTAACCTTAGAAACAGGCAAATGACTTATTCCCTCTAGTTGTGCTTTTGCAACTACCTTGTATTACTCTTATTCTACCACTGAATTGTAAGTTCCGAGATTCGAATTCTTTTTCTGGTTTCCTAAGAAGATAAGGTTGGCATTCTATTTGAATACCGGAGTGGTGCTTGCTTAGCTTTGATCTTTGACTTTGACACATGCAAAGAGTTTGTAATCGACTTGCCTGTAAACGCAGTCTTATGCGCTGACAGAGAACCGTGGTAGTTTTTAGCAAACTTGGACATTGTGACATTATTCATTGCTACAAATTGGCACAAATTTTCCTTTACAACAACGCttaaagttcaaaattgccGTTGAAAACGCTGGTTCGAAATTTAAATAGTTAGTAAAGCTGACATTAATGAATTAGAAGTCAATGgttagtttttttaaaatccTCATTCTCGAAGCGAGTACGGTAACCTAAAAGCAATTTATTAAGTAAGTGACAATGTTGTCTGCACAACTTCTCCGTCTTATTTAAAGTGTAATTATATTCTTGATTGCTTTGTAATGTATGCGAGTCTTACTATTGCTCTTTGTAAACGGCGAATTGTATTTTCACATGCGCTTTTCTGTGGTCACTATAAAAACCAACAGACTATGTCTCGATGTTATTATTCATAGCACTGACTTCGTTTttgcaacccccccccccgcccatcTATACCTGTTGGCACATATGTTTTGGAGAAAAGGCCAGATTACCATTTTTAAGAAAGATTTCAATTTATTCGAAATATGAATCATTACTgtagtttatattcaaaattgtCCTGGAGAGGTAGGGCTGTATTCAAAAAACCATGGTGAGAGGGGCTAGGGAAATTTGGAGGATTCGAAAATACTGGGGGTAGAAGGGggaacttgaaagttttgctagGCCTAttgggacctgaaaatattttggttcccaacATTTCTAAATCATTGATTGTTTCTCATGTTAATAATTATTTAGCAAAAATCTATgaccattttgtcgcattttgttacttttatcTAAAAAAGtccaaaatgtatgaatgccattaaattttggtaaaaagaaCAAGTTTCCATGTAACAGGGTAGAAGCTGCAGCGGTTGAtaacttttcaatatttctatgcagtgTATCGCTGTCACTCTACAGCATTGCGAAAGAcataatattcagtttgtcaacaaaccctatatacatgtatataaatattggtgataatttaattaaagTCCAGACAACATGAAGTCATTTGTCACTTATACAAATGCATGATACACGAATAcatgctgtgttggcaagctgaattcTGTACAACTCAACGTATTGtagggagtaaaacaagaactcGGCTATATAAagtgaacataaatattgtcaaaattatcaaaggtaTTACAGCTATTGCCCTGCTTCTGCCTACGGgaagtgtcactgtcactgcgtgcctgcagtgacagtgatactgtagctctgactctgatgcagtttaagaagagtttgggtcatatgacgctcatgacagtgaaacatatttgtacacaagatcaggccagtcAGCAACACAGGGAAGGCCAGGAGACCTGACAGTTACTTGACagttaacaaatattttttcgGTGGGTCACTTTGCTCAGTTTTTAACGATTTGGCAAAATGTAACcatgaattcacaatttgcatattctctcatgattgtca
The DNA window shown above is from Ptychodera flava strain L36383 chromosome 5, AS_Pfla_20210202, whole genome shotgun sequence and carries:
- the LOC139132539 gene encoding uncharacterized protein, which produces MSVYLQGTMNKYFIVFATLFLSVGKGIICRVYRRDLIEPAGKENLIGLRLKGYQHYVVRRGDDEDAFGSEFSFGSGMDFTTTLSATSIEDESMTEPATQGKCPEAKSNGAIESLAAISACLLVINIILLVMLHRLYHIKMSPPSGGNGNKKSTYKGKGMEMNKMPQNAYEVAKENTVTGKDNDSSTYEELQSPNAAADERRDEREEEHINTDIYEDVEDDNDDEMVYQNV